The Ferroacidibacillus organovorans genome has a window encoding:
- the cimA gene encoding citramalate synthase gives MNRVYVYDTTLRDGAQTEGVSFSVADKLDVVARLDQLGVDYIEGGWPGSNAKDLEFFYRLKSLPLRHSRVVAFTSTRRKGQKIEQDEPMKMVLGTDLAHCAVVGKTWDFHVEKALQTDLQENLAMIRDTVKFLKDRDIEVLFDAEHFFDGYQHNSAYALEALYTAKNAGADWLILCDTNGGSLPSEVARAVADVRTNGLGPVGIHAHNDGGLAIANTLFAVDAGATQVQVTVNGLGERCGNADLCSVVPNLIHKMKRDCAMGERLRELKSVSEHLYTLTGIKPDAHQPYVGRSAFAHKAGIHVSAVMRDPKLYEHLAPDAVGNERRVLVSELSGASNIAFYLESRGIQATSAQIQEILRQVKSAEQMGYVLEQAPETLEWIVSRALALGKGKTFFHASAQCHSVEQGIECHWQWLRDEGDHQMKPSVGVGRTETEALFNAAGFGAQGATLISAITTEIIHSDQSARCRVRVEFEALERYGCVMGIGYDSLSASVDALTQMAELLQFRQVQKTTETAV, from the coding sequence ATGAACCGTGTGTACGTCTACGACACAACTCTGCGCGACGGCGCCCAGACAGAAGGTGTGAGTTTTTCTGTCGCCGACAAACTTGACGTGGTTGCGCGGCTCGATCAGTTGGGCGTCGATTATATCGAGGGCGGGTGGCCCGGATCAAACGCCAAGGACCTCGAGTTTTTTTATCGCCTTAAATCGCTGCCCCTTCGCCACAGTCGAGTTGTCGCTTTTACGAGCACACGACGCAAGGGTCAGAAAATCGAGCAGGATGAACCCATGAAAATGGTGCTTGGAACCGATTTGGCACATTGTGCCGTGGTCGGGAAAACGTGGGATTTCCACGTTGAGAAGGCGCTGCAAACGGACCTTCAAGAAAATCTGGCGATGATTCGTGACACGGTGAAATTTCTGAAGGATCGAGATATTGAAGTTTTATTTGACGCAGAACATTTTTTTGACGGTTATCAGCATAATTCTGCCTATGCGCTGGAGGCGCTCTATACAGCAAAGAATGCTGGCGCGGATTGGTTGATCCTGTGCGACACGAATGGTGGATCGCTGCCGAGTGAGGTTGCCCGCGCAGTGGCGGATGTTCGGACAAACGGGTTGGGACCTGTGGGAATTCACGCGCACAATGATGGAGGACTGGCGATTGCAAACACCCTTTTCGCGGTCGATGCCGGCGCGACGCAAGTTCAGGTTACGGTGAATGGGCTCGGGGAGCGGTGCGGAAACGCCGATTTGTGCTCCGTGGTGCCTAATCTGATCCACAAAATGAAGCGTGATTGCGCCATGGGGGAGCGATTGCGTGAATTGAAATCTGTCTCCGAACACCTCTACACATTGACGGGGATCAAACCGGACGCACATCAACCGTACGTTGGACGGAGCGCGTTTGCGCATAAAGCGGGCATTCATGTAAGTGCAGTTATGCGCGATCCCAAGCTTTATGAGCACCTTGCGCCGGATGCGGTCGGAAATGAACGGCGTGTTCTCGTTTCCGAGTTGTCTGGGGCGAGCAATATCGCGTTTTATCTGGAGAGCAGAGGAATTCAGGCGACGTCTGCACAAATTCAGGAAATTTTGCGCCAGGTGAAATCGGCTGAACAGATGGGTTATGTTTTGGAGCAGGCGCCAGAGACGCTGGAATGGATCGTGTCGCGCGCGCTTGCCTTAGGCAAGGGGAAGACCTTTTTTCACGCAAGCGCGCAGTGTCACAGCGTGGAACAGGGCATCGAATGCCACTGGCAGTGGCTTCGTGATGAAGGTGATCATCAGATGAAACCGAGTGTCGGCGTTGGGCGGACGGAGACGGAGGCGCTTTTTAATGCGGCCGGGTTTGGGGCACAGGGCGCCACGCTGATCAGTGCGATCACGACGGAGATTATCCATAGTGATCAAAGCGCGCGCTGCCGAGTCCGTGTGGAGTTTGAAGCGCTAGAACGGTATGGCTGCGTCATGGGAATCGGGTATGATTCGCTCTCGGCGAGTGTGGATGCACTTACGCAAATGGCCGAACTCCTGCAATTTCGGCAGGTGCAGAAAACGACAGAAACGGCGGTTTGA
- a CDS encoding MtnX-like HAD-IB family phosphatase, producing the protein MANSSGLAVYCDFDGTIATEDMITAIFTYALSDRARPIFERILKRECSVRDGVSQLFSMIPSTRYQELVAFARERVRIRRGFGEFVSYCQEKQIPLRVVSGGFDFFVKPALASFEGITEIYVNSVDSSGPFLHAVWPYPCDESCAGDCGLCKPSIKRLHAPDRVVVIGDGITDVRIAEQADLVFARDTLWTYGEKHGLPFVYFEDFFDVIATLRREEKG; encoded by the coding sequence GTGGCTAATTCTTCGGGTCTCGCTGTTTACTGTGATTTTGACGGAACGATCGCGACAGAAGACATGATCACGGCGATCTTCACTTATGCGCTATCAGATAGGGCGCGTCCGATTTTTGAGCGTATCTTGAAGCGGGAGTGTTCGGTTCGCGATGGGGTCAGTCAGCTCTTCTCGATGATTCCCTCCACACGCTATCAAGAACTTGTCGCGTTCGCGCGTGAGCGCGTCAGGATTCGGCGGGGATTTGGCGAGTTTGTCTCATACTGCCAGGAGAAGCAGATTCCTCTTCGCGTGGTGAGCGGCGGTTTCGATTTTTTTGTGAAGCCGGCACTTGCCTCTTTTGAAGGGATCACCGAAATCTATGTAAACTCCGTCGATTCGTCAGGACCTTTCTTGCACGCAGTTTGGCCGTATCCCTGCGACGAATCTTGTGCGGGTGATTGCGGTCTTTGCAAACCATCGATCAAACGACTGCACGCGCCTGATCGCGTGGTGGTCATCGGTGATGGTATCACAGATGTGCGCATCGCTGAGCAGGCGGATCTTGTGTTTGCGCGTGACACACTTTGGACGTATGGGGAGAAACATGGCCTTCCTTTTGTTTATTTCGAGGATTTTTTTGATGTCATCGCGACACTTCGTCGTGAAGAAAAGGGGTGA
- a CDS encoding 2,3-diketo-5-methylthiopentyl-1-phosphate enolase has product MNDVIARYALTDRAENLSARAEGIAVGLTVGSWTDLPRATQERVEPFRGRIEEIRTVEAIDGHRVRAEIAIRYPMINLTDQIAALLTTVFGKLSMDGEIRLVDLTLPSAYLAQFQGAKFGVRGLRDRLSVYDRPLVMSIFKTCVGQTLDELGMHFREQALGGVDLIKDDEIFFHEAVPPYVRVKRYREEGLRIEQETGRRPRYAVNLTGPVFELKERAKRLQEAGADLFLFNVFTYGLDVMRELTSDRDIQIPFMAHPAFAGALYASERHGIAAHVLLGDLLRMAGADIAIFPSPFGSVKLHRKESAELIARLRAPGPFAKVMPAPSAGIHPGMVPLLMETYGKDVIVNAGGGIHGHPAGATAGGKAFYQAIEAVLRGVPLSEAAASHEELSDALAKWGEVRG; this is encoded by the coding sequence ATGAATGATGTGATTGCTCGCTATGCGCTGACGGATCGCGCGGAAAACTTATCTGCGCGGGCGGAAGGGATTGCAGTCGGTCTCACGGTAGGTTCGTGGACGGATCTGCCGCGCGCGACGCAGGAGCGTGTCGAGCCTTTTCGCGGACGAATTGAAGAGATTCGCACAGTGGAGGCAATCGATGGGCACCGCGTGCGCGCAGAGATTGCGATTCGCTATCCGATGATCAATTTGACGGATCAGATTGCGGCGCTCTTGACGACCGTGTTTGGAAAGTTGTCGATGGACGGCGAGATTCGCCTTGTTGATCTCACGCTGCCAAGCGCTTATCTGGCGCAGTTTCAAGGCGCGAAATTTGGTGTTCGCGGGTTGCGCGATCGGCTGTCTGTTTATGATCGACCGCTTGTGATGAGCATTTTTAAGACATGCGTCGGACAGACTCTTGACGAATTGGGGATGCACTTTCGCGAACAGGCGCTGGGTGGCGTTGATTTGATCAAGGATGATGAGATCTTTTTTCACGAGGCGGTGCCGCCTTATGTGCGCGTCAAGCGCTATCGTGAAGAAGGTTTGCGCATCGAGCAAGAGACGGGGCGGCGACCGCGCTATGCAGTCAATTTGACGGGTCCAGTTTTTGAACTCAAGGAACGCGCCAAGCGACTGCAAGAGGCAGGTGCAGATCTCTTTTTGTTTAATGTGTTTACATATGGACTTGATGTGATGCGTGAACTCACGTCAGACCGTGACATTCAAATTCCGTTTATGGCGCATCCGGCGTTTGCGGGCGCGCTCTATGCGAGTGAGCGTCACGGAATCGCCGCACATGTGCTGCTTGGGGATTTGTTGCGGATGGCGGGGGCCGACATCGCTATTTTTCCTTCGCCCTTCGGGTCCGTCAAGCTTCATCGCAAGGAGAGTGCCGAGCTTATCGCGCGCCTGCGCGCGCCCGGTCCCTTCGCAAAAGTCATGCCAGCGCCATCCGCCGGGATACACCCAGGCATGGTTCCGCTGCTGATGGAAACCTACGGAAAAGACGTGATCGTCAATGCGGGCGGCGGAATTCATGGGCATCCGGCGGGTGCGACAGCCGGCGGCAAAGCGTTCTATCAGGCGATCGAGGCTGTGTTGCGCGGTGTTCCACTAAGCGAGGCGGCAGCGTCGCACGAAGAACTCAGCGACGCACTTGCGAAGTGGGGGGAAGTGCGTGGCTAA
- a CDS encoding glycine--tRNA ligase — protein sequence MGVTMEQLVSLAKHRGFIFPGSDIYGGLANTWDYGPLGSLLKGNIKRAWQYYFIQKNPYNVLIDAAILMNRQVWVASGHVGNFNDPMIDCRTCKARHRADKLIEDELAKRGEDRLVDGLPFVEMEALIKEYGIRCKDCGAQDFTPIRQFNMMFKTHQGVTDDSSSEIYLRPETAQGIFVNMKHVQRTMRKKLPFGIGQIGKSFRNEITPGNFTFRTREFEQMELEFFCEPGTDEQWFMHWRNYCYQFVEALGISKENIRFRDHQKEQLSHYSKATTDIEYRYPFGFGELLGVANRTDYDLRQHETFSHEDFTVREEGKEPFIPYCIEPSIGADRLTLAVLLDAYEEQTLEDGDVRTVLHFHPALAPYQAAVFPLSKKLGEQAQTIFNNLSAEFMVDYDDSGSIGKRYRRHDEIGTPFCVTVDFQTEEDGCVTIRDRDTMTQERIPVDGLSTWLRTKTAFTPLN from the coding sequence ATGGGAGTTACAATGGAGCAACTGGTTTCTCTTGCAAAGCATCGGGGATTTATATTCCCGGGTTCTGATATTTATGGTGGTCTTGCCAACACGTGGGACTACGGTCCACTCGGTTCTCTTTTAAAAGGAAATATAAAACGCGCGTGGCAGTATTACTTTATTCAGAAAAACCCGTATAACGTGTTGATTGACGCGGCGATTCTCATGAATCGACAGGTTTGGGTGGCGTCAGGTCACGTGGGCAATTTTAACGATCCGATGATCGATTGCCGCACATGCAAAGCGCGGCATCGCGCAGATAAGTTGATCGAAGACGAACTGGCAAAGCGCGGCGAGGATCGCTTGGTGGATGGACTCCCGTTTGTCGAAATGGAAGCGCTGATCAAGGAGTACGGGATTCGTTGCAAGGACTGTGGTGCGCAGGATTTTACGCCGATTCGCCAGTTCAATATGATGTTCAAAACGCACCAGGGTGTCACGGATGACTCTAGCAGTGAAATTTATTTGCGACCAGAGACTGCGCAGGGCATTTTCGTGAACATGAAACATGTTCAGCGCACCATGCGCAAAAAACTTCCGTTTGGCATAGGACAGATCGGGAAGAGTTTTCGCAATGAGATCACACCTGGCAACTTTACGTTTCGAACGCGCGAGTTTGAGCAGATGGAACTGGAGTTTTTCTGTGAGCCGGGAACGGATGAACAGTGGTTTATGCACTGGCGCAACTACTGTTATCAATTTGTGGAGGCTTTAGGCATTTCTAAAGAAAATATTCGCTTTCGTGACCATCAAAAAGAACAACTCTCTCACTACAGCAAGGCGACGACAGATATTGAGTATCGGTACCCGTTTGGCTTTGGGGAACTTCTTGGCGTGGCGAATCGCACAGATTACGACCTTCGCCAGCACGAGACGTTTTCACATGAGGATTTCACGGTGCGTGAAGAGGGTAAAGAGCCTTTCATACCGTATTGTATCGAACCATCAATCGGCGCAGACCGTTTAACACTCGCTGTTTTGCTTGACGCGTATGAAGAACAAACGCTCGAAGACGGCGATGTGCGCACGGTTCTTCATTTTCATCCAGCGCTTGCACCATATCAGGCTGCGGTCTTTCCGCTCTCGAAGAAATTGGGGGAGCAGGCTCAGACAATTTTTAACAACCTCTCTGCCGAATTTATGGTGGACTATGACGACTCAGGCTCTATCGGGAAACGCTATCGCCGACATGACGAGATCGGAACGCCGTTTTGTGTGACAGTTGACTTTCAAACGGAAGAAGACGGGTGTGTCACCATCCGCGATCGGGATACGATGACCCAAGAGCGGATACCTGTCGATGGACTATCTACGTGGCTTCGCACAAAAACGGCTTTCACGCCGCTGAATTGA
- a CDS encoding DMT family transporter — translation MGSHEQSPPSMKRTVFAVAITLLFWSSAFTGIRIGLEGGYGAGGLVLLRFLSASLVFALYALVKGVPIPSKKDTLQLALLGISGISIYHIALTFGEEWVSAGTASLIIAAAPIFTALVSLVALRERLNALGWGGLALGFIGVAIITLGPQSSSHYLRGALLILLSAVSTAFYFVYQKPLLKRYGAIAVTAYVTWFGTVPMLWFTKGLFLQMPHASVAATIAVIYIGVFPAAIAYVAWAVALSGGRASGVSSALYLNPILAMIVAWFLLHEVPKWQAVLGGAVAILGVIVVNRSNTLSQRRRQRVTQVTDEERNSAPLSS, via the coding sequence GTGGGAAGCCATGAACAGTCGCCCCCTTCAATGAAACGCACCGTTTTTGCGGTGGCGATCACACTTTTGTTCTGGTCGTCTGCATTCACGGGGATCCGCATTGGCCTGGAAGGTGGTTACGGCGCAGGTGGTCTTGTACTTTTAAGGTTCCTGTCTGCCTCTCTCGTCTTTGCTTTATATGCGCTTGTAAAAGGTGTGCCCATTCCTTCAAAAAAGGACACGCTACAACTCGCGTTGCTTGGAATTTCCGGCATCTCGATCTATCACATTGCGCTCACCTTTGGTGAAGAGTGGGTCAGTGCTGGGACCGCAAGTCTGATCATCGCGGCTGCACCCATTTTTACAGCGCTTGTCTCGCTGGTGGCGCTGCGCGAACGCCTGAATGCGCTTGGTTGGGGAGGGCTCGCGCTTGGTTTTATCGGTGTTGCGATCATCACGCTGGGGCCTCAGTCATCTTCGCACTACCTGCGTGGTGCGCTGCTTATCCTCCTTTCTGCCGTGTCTACTGCGTTTTATTTTGTCTATCAAAAACCACTTCTAAAGCGGTATGGCGCAATCGCTGTGACGGCATACGTGACATGGTTTGGCACGGTGCCGATGCTGTGGTTTACAAAAGGGCTTTTTCTGCAAATGCCGCACGCGAGTGTCGCGGCGACGATCGCGGTGATCTACATTGGGGTCTTTCCAGCGGCGATCGCTTATGTGGCTTGGGCAGTGGCGCTCTCGGGAGGCCGCGCGTCAGGAGTCTCTTCTGCACTCTACCTCAATCCCATTCTCGCCATGATCGTTGCGTGGTTTTTGCTTCACGAGGTGCCAAAGTGGCAGGCCGTTTTAGGGGGAGCAGTGGCGATTCTCGGGGTGATTGTCGTAAATCGCTCAAATACGCTTTCACAAAGGCGCAGGCAACGTGTAACGCAAGTGACGGATGAGGAAAGAAATTCGGCGCCGCTTTCTTCTTGA
- the mtnB gene encoding methylthioribulose 1-phosphate dehydratase: MSLTVKELVEVAHRLGAYGYFPATSGNLSIREPGDTLRMRVSVSGIDKARLSEADLLFVDENLMPYEKDARKPSAEAIVHVHLYQQSDAMCILHVHTLSNNLIAQRYEARGSVPLFGNELLKALGHWEDDARIEVPMVENYSDLNKLATAVAAAYNPEVPGVIVKQHGIYVVGRSVAETLRHLEAFEFLFALALKRDVHS; encoded by the coding sequence GTGTCACTGACTGTCAAAGAGCTGGTTGAAGTCGCGCACCGTTTGGGGGCCTACGGCTATTTTCCGGCAACCAGCGGAAATTTGTCGATACGCGAGCCCGGTGATACGTTGCGCATGCGTGTCAGCGTCTCTGGCATCGACAAGGCGCGTCTTTCAGAAGCAGATCTGCTTTTTGTGGACGAAAATTTGATGCCTTATGAAAAGGATGCGCGCAAACCGTCTGCGGAGGCGATTGTCCACGTTCACCTTTATCAACAATCGGATGCGATGTGCATTCTTCACGTCCACACACTCTCAAACAATCTCATCGCGCAGCGCTACGAAGCGCGCGGCAGCGTCCCGCTCTTTGGCAACGAACTCCTAAAGGCGCTCGGCCACTGGGAAGATGACGCGCGAATCGAAGTGCCGATGGTTGAGAATTACAGTGATTTGAATAAGCTCGCAACCGCGGTTGCTGCCGCGTACAACCCGGAAGTCCCTGGGGTCATCGTGAAACAGCACGGAATCTACGTCGTAGGGCGAAGTGTAGCCGAGACGCTCCGCCATTTGGAGGCGTTTGAGTTTCTTTTCGCGCTTGCGCTTAAGCGCGATGTGCATAGTTGA
- a CDS encoding glycosyltransferase family 4 protein, with the protein MRIALVTETFLPATDGIVTRLTHTIQSLTQKGHDVRVFAPSGSVAMFAGVEVTSLPGFPYPFYPEKRFSWPFPALVRPLLDAKPDVIHAVGPIVLGMGAVLIAKRYHIPLVASYHTHLAVYAKRYNVPILGPVSWFYLRNLHNLADISLATSHAMVRELSEHGFRRMRFWPRGLDHTAFQPQETPEKKRAWPLRDERFTLLYVGRIAHEKDLRAILEPMKHLPEAHLLLVGDGPARAELSMAYASENVTFTGALYGRDLAQAYASADLFVFPSVTETLGLVVMEAMASGLPVLATKSEPTLELLGGEQNGAWFDGAEPSSFIAQVRALSKDDKRLAEMAEYGVLRARHWNWDRATDELIRTYDAAIRLAKWKRAQPERRVGGKPVCAD; encoded by the coding sequence ATGAGAATCGCGCTCGTGACAGAAACGTTTCTCCCAGCTACAGACGGAATCGTAACACGTCTCACGCACACCATACAAAGCCTCACGCAAAAAGGGCATGATGTGCGTGTGTTTGCTCCGTCTGGAAGTGTGGCGATGTTTGCCGGTGTAGAAGTCACGAGTTTGCCCGGGTTTCCGTACCCTTTTTATCCTGAAAAGCGATTCTCATGGCCCTTTCCCGCACTCGTAAGGCCCCTGCTCGACGCAAAACCCGATGTGATCCATGCGGTCGGCCCGATTGTGCTTGGCATGGGCGCAGTGCTTATCGCCAAGCGTTATCACATCCCGCTGGTTGCATCCTATCACACACACCTCGCCGTCTATGCCAAGCGCTACAACGTACCGATTCTTGGACCTGTCAGTTGGTTTTATCTACGCAATTTGCACAATCTCGCAGACATCTCACTCGCGACATCGCACGCGATGGTGCGCGAACTGAGCGAACACGGTTTTCGGCGGATGCGATTCTGGCCACGTGGGCTCGACCACACTGCGTTTCAGCCACAGGAGACGCCTGAGAAAAAACGGGCTTGGCCACTTCGCGATGAGCGTTTCACGCTGCTTTATGTCGGACGAATCGCCCACGAAAAAGATCTGCGCGCCATCCTTGAGCCGATGAAACACCTACCGGAGGCGCATTTGCTTCTGGTTGGTGACGGCCCCGCGCGCGCTGAATTAAGCATGGCTTATGCATCTGAGAATGTGACGTTTACTGGTGCGCTTTACGGCCGCGATCTGGCGCAGGCGTATGCCAGCGCAGACCTGTTCGTGTTTCCGTCAGTCACAGAGACGCTTGGACTTGTCGTGATGGAGGCGATGGCAAGTGGCCTTCCGGTACTTGCCACAAAGAGCGAGCCGACACTGGAACTGCTGGGAGGGGAACAAAACGGAGCGTGGTTTGATGGCGCGGAACCTTCCTCGTTTATCGCACAGGTGCGCGCGCTTTCAAAGGACGACAAGCGACTCGCTGAAATGGCGGAGTATGGCGTTTTGCGGGCACGGCACTGGAACTGGGACAGAGCCACAGATGAACTGATTCGCACATATGACGCAGCGATTCGGCTCGCAAAATGGAAGCGTGCTCAACCAGAGCGCCGCGTGGGGGGGAAGCCAGTATGCGCCGATTGA
- a CDS encoding PIG-L family deacetylase: MRERVIAVLAHPDDETFICGGILARYAAHGADVTLVCATLGEMGRRMGIPPVGDRESIGLIRERELEEAANALNLSRIRLLGYRDKTLEIISRDKLVSELVAFFEEIKPTVVLTFHPERGGHPDHCAIGEAATIAAKHYDQQKESFEFYYITFASGGKQQETFRDMKLTYETHDISAYLQQKLAAFRAHRTQSGLHRALWGSAKQAKQSLSAKEFVWRVTFLPHSKV; this comes from the coding sequence ATGCGGGAGAGAGTCATCGCAGTTCTTGCCCACCCAGATGATGAGACATTTATCTGTGGCGGGATTCTCGCGCGTTATGCGGCGCATGGCGCCGATGTCACGCTCGTGTGCGCGACGCTTGGCGAGATGGGGCGGCGCATGGGAATTCCGCCCGTTGGGGATCGTGAGTCAATTGGGTTGATCCGCGAACGCGAGTTGGAGGAAGCGGCGAACGCTCTCAATCTATCGCGCATTCGGCTGCTCGGGTATCGCGACAAAACACTCGAGATCATCTCCCGCGACAAACTGGTCTCTGAGCTTGTGGCATTTTTTGAAGAGATCAAGCCGACGGTCGTCCTCACGTTTCATCCTGAGCGCGGTGGACATCCGGATCACTGCGCGATTGGCGAGGCGGCGACAATCGCCGCAAAGCACTACGATCAACAAAAGGAGTCATTTGAGTTCTATTACATCACATTTGCAAGCGGGGGAAAACAGCAGGAAACGTTTCGCGATATGAAGCTGACCTACGAAACGCATGACATCAGCGCTTACCTGCAGCAAAAACTGGCAGCGTTTCGCGCGCATCGGACGCAGTCAGGTCTTCATCGCGCATTGTGGGGCTCGGCAAAGCAGGCGAAACAATCCCTGTCTGCGAAAGAGTTTGTTTGGCGCGTGACGTTTTTGCCTCACTCGAAAGTTTGA
- a CDS encoding NAD-dependent epimerase/dehydratase family protein — protein sequence MKIMIAGGDGFCGWPTSLHLAARGHEILIVDNLVRRTYDEELNTQSLTPIASLEERVRSVRETTPWAIDTLIGDLQDYDVVEQALRSFQPDAIVHFAEQRSAPYSMMDREHAVYTQVNNVVGTLNLLYGIKAVCPDAHLIKLGTMGEYGTPNIDIEEGYLRVEHNGRSDVLPYPKQPFSMYHLSKVHDSHNIMFACKAWGLRATDLNQGVVYGYQTDETRQNPLFVNRLDYDHVFGTVLNRFCAQAVIGHDLTVYGEGGQTRGFLEIRDTVRCIELAALHPADQGEFRVFNQFTEQFSVLELAKRVEAVAQSLGFNTKIAHLENPRVEKQSHYYHAKHTKLLDLGLEPHLLSDTMITEMLQEAYRHQDRIRASALLPTITWR from the coding sequence GTGAAAATCATGATCGCAGGCGGCGACGGCTTTTGCGGCTGGCCCACAAGTCTGCATCTCGCTGCGCGCGGGCACGAAATTTTAATTGTGGACAATCTCGTTCGACGCACCTACGACGAGGAATTGAACACACAATCGCTCACTCCGATTGCAAGCCTTGAGGAGCGCGTACGCAGCGTTCGCGAGACAACGCCTTGGGCGATCGACACGCTGATCGGAGATCTTCAGGACTACGATGTGGTCGAACAAGCACTGCGCTCCTTTCAACCTGATGCGATTGTTCATTTTGCAGAACAGCGTTCCGCGCCGTATTCGATGATGGATCGCGAACACGCCGTCTACACTCAAGTGAACAATGTTGTCGGCACACTGAATCTGCTCTACGGCATCAAAGCGGTTTGCCCTGATGCGCATTTGATTAAATTGGGCACCATGGGTGAGTATGGGACACCAAACATCGATATTGAAGAAGGGTACTTGCGAGTCGAACACAACGGCCGCTCTGACGTACTGCCTTATCCTAAACAGCCATTTTCAATGTATCACCTGAGCAAGGTACACGACAGCCACAACATCATGTTCGCCTGTAAAGCGTGGGGGCTGCGCGCCACAGACCTGAACCAGGGTGTCGTGTACGGTTACCAGACGGATGAGACGAGACAAAATCCGCTTTTCGTCAATCGCCTCGACTACGACCATGTGTTTGGCACTGTGTTGAATCGCTTTTGCGCCCAAGCGGTGATTGGCCACGACCTTACAGTCTACGGAGAAGGAGGCCAAACACGCGGGTTTCTAGAGATTCGCGACACGGTCCGCTGTATTGAACTCGCCGCGCTGCACCCGGCGGATCAGGGTGAATTTCGCGTGTTCAACCAATTTACAGAACAGTTTTCCGTGCTCGAATTGGCAAAGCGGGTCGAGGCTGTCGCGCAATCCCTCGGATTTAACACGAAAATTGCGCACCTCGAAAACCCGCGCGTAGAAAAGCAGTCGCACTATTATCATGCAAAACATACAAAATTGCTTGATTTGGGCTTGGAACCACACCTGTTATCGGATACAATGATTACAGAAATGTTACAAGAGGCATATCGCCATCAAGACCGAATTCGCGCTAGTGCATTATTGCCGACCATCACGTGGCGTTAA
- a CDS encoding 1,2-dihydroxy-3-keto-5-methylthiopentene dioxygenase, translating into MATIRLRNTDAWITEEEEVRAFLSSQGVYYEHWDLSSLTPEQSNSFLLSDSDKEKILSALTPQIEKLAKERGYVKWDVIALSSQTPSLDELLKKFEQVHTHTEDEVRAIVAGSGIFIIKGSADVGYFDVNLRAGDVISVPEYNPHFFTLTDERAVVAVRLFIDPAGWVAHPFEDASFTKA; encoded by the coding sequence ATGGCAACGATCCGTTTGCGAAATACCGATGCGTGGATCACCGAAGAAGAGGAAGTGCGAGCATTTTTATCGAGTCAGGGCGTCTATTATGAACACTGGGATCTCTCCTCCCTCACACCTGAACAGTCGAACTCCTTCCTATTGAGCGACTCTGACAAAGAGAAAATTCTGTCAGCACTCACACCGCAGATTGAGAAGCTTGCCAAGGAGCGTGGGTATGTAAAGTGGGATGTAATCGCCCTCTCCAGTCAAACGCCGAGCCTTGACGAACTGCTAAAAAAGTTTGAGCAGGTTCACACACACACCGAAGACGAGGTGCGCGCCATCGTCGCTGGCAGCGGTATTTTTATCATCAAAGGCAGTGCGGACGTTGGCTATTTTGACGTAAACCTCCGCGCAGGTGACGTGATTTCTGTTCCCGAGTACAACCCGCACTTCTTTACGCTGACAGATGAGCGCGCAGTCGTCGCTGTCCGTCTTTTTATCGATCCCGCCGGCTGGGTTGCTCACCCCTTTGAAGACGCTAGTTTCACAAAAGCATAA